TGGTGGGTGTGAGTTTGAGCAGTGACGCCTCTGCAGAAAGCCCAGGAGACATACTTCAAGAGTCGAGGAAGCTGCCAAGGACTCCCGGGTGGAGTAGAAAACCTCTCACCCAATTAGCCCTTGAAGACTTCCTGGAAGAAGTGGCCTCTCAGGAGCATTTTAAATTATGGGAGGGCCATGGGTTCTCAAACGGACATTCCTGATATTGGGTGTGAGTGCAGGAGGGGACAGAACTGAAGGGCTGATGAAAGCCAGCATCCAGGACAAAAGGGTGTGAAAGAGAGTAACTGCAGTTACCTGGGGAGCCCCAGGAAGGGTATTGGTGCACTGCTGttgagacagaggaggagaaatcaCAACCTCCCTCCAACTAGGCCccaaaggcttcctggaggaagtggccAGTTGTTCTGGGACATTTCAGGCAAAGGTGTGACAGGGGAGAAGGCTTGGAGATAGGGAAAGGGGTGGGGAAAACCAAAGGGCACATGTGGGCAGTAAGGCAGGAGAAGACCAGTCAAAGGAGGTCTGGCTCCCACCCCAGCACCCAGACAAGGATCTGGTCTCACTAAGCCAACTGCTTGGGGGACGGGTAGAGATGGGTGTGGGTCTATGGATTCTCTGCTCTCCCTGGGATAGAACCAGATGGCAAAGGCCCAggtccaatcagttcagttcagtcgctcagttgtgtccgactctttgcaaccccatggactgcagtactccaggcctccttgtccatcaccaactcccagagttacccaaactcatctccatcgagttggtgataccatccaaccatctcattctctgccctccccttctcttcccaccttcaatctctcccagcatcagggtcttttccagtgagtcagctcctcacatcaggtggccaaagtattggagcttcagcttcaacatcagtccttccaatgaacacccatgactgatctcctttaggatggactggttagatctccttgcagggactcgcaagagtcttctccaataccacagttcaaaagcatcaattcttcagtgctcagctttctttatagtccagctcttacatccatacatgaccacaggaaaaaccatagccttgactagactgacctttgttagcaaagtaatgtctctgctttatatgccatctaggttggtcatagcttttcttccaaggagcaagcgtcttttaatttcatggctgcaatcaccatctgcagtgattttggagcccccaaaaataaagtctgccactgtttccattgtttccccatgggTCTACACAAACTCCCCAAGGTGTTGTGCCAGACTGACCTGATCTGTGAGTTTCTCACTTGCCTGGGATGACCCTGAAACAGTCCCATAAGGACTCAGCCTCCCCCTCCAGCCCAGTCCCTTCAATCTAAAGCACCATGTGGATGGACTTCCTCAGCAGACCCACCAGCCCTGGGCTCTGCTGCCACCTGCCGTAATGCAGACTTCACCCAGCGCCCACAGGCGCAGCCCTGTACCTGGCAGGGCCTGCCCTCACTCCCAGCACACCCGCCCAGGGACTCTCACCCTTGTTCCAAGTGGTCCTGCTGGTCCTGAATGGGGCTCTTATTTCTGAAAGCAGTGTGGCATTGCCAGGTCTCCTGAGTCCCTGGTTCCCCTTTCCCATCCTCAGTGCCCAGGCCCAGTTTGAGGgggaggcatgtgtgtgtgtttgtttgtgtgtgtgtgtgtgtgtgtgtgtgtgtgctgggggtaTGGGATACCGCTGACACAGACATCTCCCTCTGGACCAAAGCTTCCACTCCCTCCTGCTGCCAAGAGGCAGAAATAGGTCTTCCATCCTCTTCAATAAGCTGAAGGAGAGCTGAGCTTACAGGAGGTGAGAAGCAGGTGAGGTTTAATGGGCTTTCCGGGCTGACAGAGCAGAGGACTCACCCATCCTCCATCTCCCATGCTCGGCTCCGACCCTCCTCCCCTTCAAAGGGCCCAAAACCCTCTTGGCCCCACCACGCCACTCCAGGTCTACACCACCATCTGGCCAAGGCACAAGAATACATCCCTGGATCCAGGCCAGCAGGACCCCCACTTAAGGGGTGGCGGCTGGGAAACCATCCCCTCCTTGAGCCCTAGTATAGCCTCCTCTATCCACCCCAGACTCCACCTCAAATTTTTACACTAGTGAAATCAGGTTAAAGAAAGCATTAAAAGCAGACTTGAAAGGATCATGAAATCATAAACGTGCAGAGGAAGTGAAGCTGGTGGGTGGGGCAAGGAGCAGGCCCACTCTCTGCTGAGTGAGAGGGTGCGGGGGCGGGCCAGCAGGGGCATTTCTGGTAGGAAACAAGAGTCCCTTTCCCTTACACAGATCCTTTCGGTCCCCAAAGTACATTCTTGTGTATTATCCATTTACTCCTCCCAACAACCCTGGAATATAAGAATGAATCCCACATTACAGCCaaggaaacagaagctcagagaagttaagaacGTCCCCAGAGCCACGCAGCTAGAAAGTGTCCAAGTTGGCACTTAAACCAGGTCTTCCGATTTGGACTCCCTTGCCCAGGTTGCTAAATACCTGTTGCTTCACCATGGGTGACTATGATCTGAAGATTATTTGGTGCCAGCTGAGGCCACCTGCTCCTCGCTTTCCCAAGGCCTCTGCCCTACTAGGAAGGACAGGTGTGGGATGTGGAGATAGAAACCAGCTAGCCTGGTGCTGGGCAAAGACCTGCAGTGGGTCAGTGAAGACGAGGGCAGACCCCGGATGGAACGTGGGGCGTCTAGGGAGGATTCAGGAACAGCAGCACAGGGGCAGCATTCGGCTCTGGCAGGCTCCCTGCAGGAGTTGTCACCCTCAGAGGAAGTTCCTCTGCCCTTCTTCCTGAAGTTCCTAACCCTTCAGGGGCCTGGCAAGCCTCCCTGGGTGTACAGACAACATCCCCAGGTTTGTACTCAATGAACATTAAAGAATAACCATCATTATGTTAATAAGTGACCCCAGGACACATAGGGAAACGGGGACTTTGGAAAGAACCAAGATTCCAGAGCCCATGGGAGCCAGAAATCACAGTGTCCTCAAATAAGAAAAGCCACCTTCCTCCCCTGTCTCTGTGCAGAGCAGTCTCTGAATGTTCTTCTAGGAGTGACAATTCCAGGGCTGGCAAACAGGGTGAGCCCTTCCCCTGGCTGGTGGTCTTGGAAGGAACTGGGACTCACAGGACCTGTTTCTTCTTCTTAAAGAGCCAAGAGATAGTGTCCAGAGCAAGTCTGAAGCATCAGGGCTCCCCCGAACTGGGTCTTCCCATCCTTTCAGTCAAGTGGGAGAAAGTGTCTAAAGGGAGGCTTCCCATTATCCACAAGAGGTCATTATTGTGGCCACTGAGAGTTAAGTGGTTTGTAGTTTTGTAGGTGAGAAATGAAGGCCCTGGAACAGAACCTTTCAGGCTGGAATCCAGAAGGTTCTAGAAGACCATGGGCTCAACCTTCTGCCCTTCAGGCAGCATGATCAAAAAGGCTTCTCTGGACCTGAACCACCTCCAAGCCATGCTGCCTGAGTGGGTGAGGGCTCTCTTGATCTATCTGCCCCTGAAACACAATGATATACCCAAGAACGTATCCTGCATGGAGCCCTAGGACAGAGGCGATGACCTCTGGTGGTCTCCTCCAACCTGGAGCCCTAGAACTTCTTCCTGGAGATGGTGGCCCCAGTCCTTACCCCACACTCAGCCACTCCAGACTGTTGTGTTCAAACCCGTCTCCAGGTGTGGGTTGAGGCCATCTCACAAGGAGACTGCGGGAAAATTAATTACCCTAATGTATGTAAACGAGCTTTGAAGATGAAAAGTGCAAACGCAGTGTCCGTAATAACATCTTCAATACTTTTACGGAAGCCGGGAGTCACTGCTGAGCTCACCTTTAAGACGAGTCCTTGGAGAGTTGTTGGCAAACTCCCCAAGCCAATAAACAACATAAAATGACTTTCCACTTCTTTCATGTAGCCAACCCCAGCTCTCTCCACCAATAAAAGGACCGAGGAGGATCAGTGGGTCCAGAAGCATCCTACGTAGCGCACCCGCCACCCTCAACACTCTCTTGCTCAAACCTCCATCCACTCAGACCCACACCATGTCGTGCCGTTCCTACAGGATCAGTCCAGGATACTCCGTCACCAGGACCTTCAGCTCCTGCTCGGCTGTGGCCCCCAAAACAGGCAGCCGCTGCTGCATCTCCGCCGCCCCTTACCGAGGGGTGTCCTGCTACCGGGGACTGACGGGCTTCGGCAGCCGCAGCGTCTCGGCCCTGGGCTCCTGCGGGCCCCGCATAGCGGTGAGCGGCTTCCGTGCCGGCTCCTGCGGCCGCAGCTTCGGGTACCGCTCCGGCGGCGTGGGCGGCCTCAGCCCTCCCTGCATCACCACCGTGTCAGTCAATGAGAGCCTCCTCACGCCCCTCAACCTGGAGATCGACCCCAATGCGCAGTGCGTGAAGCACGAGGAGAAGGAGCAGATCAAGAACCTCAACAGCAGGTTCGCTGCCTTCATCGACAAGGTCAGTGAGGCCTGGGATGGTCCAGAGATGGCCCCGGCCCTGCCTTCCCCTCGGGAAGGTCCCAGTCTTTAGGGGAGCCAGCGTATGGCTGTCAGCCACCGCAGAGAAATGCAGGCCGATCTTCGCAGAAGGATTTATTTTTCTCGTGTAATTCCAGCAAAGTGTATCTATATCCGCAGCCCAGCATGGTCTAGAAATTGAGTCTGTGCTGTAAAGGGTTTGCGCTTCCGGAGACAAGACAACATGGGAATATCCGAGCTGCCGCGAAACACTGGGCACTGGGTGCTGGAAGAGCAGAGGGGCAGTGGGGAGAAAAGAAGGCCTGTGGTGGGGCAGCTTGGGAAGCAGGtggagctctgctcagagtcctgCCACGTCCCCACCTCCCCGCCTCTGCTCGCAGTGCGAATCCTCAGGCCTGTTGCTTGTCCCCTTAATAGAACCAGCTTCATATGTTTGCTCTGAAGATTAACTGGGCTCCTGTGCAATCAGTGCTGGCACATAGAAAGTAGatgataaatgttagctgttagcATTCTTCCAAGGACAGTAGTGGGCGAGGAGATGTGATAGGCAACCAACCAGGCTTGCCAGGCTGCTTCATGGGTGCAGAGCTGGGAATGGAGGAGGGGAGGCCGCTAGACTGGCAAGAAGAGACCCACCGGTGCAGAGGGTGGGAAATCCCCAGCTGCCCTCTGGCTGCCTCCCAGAAAGGTCACCGCTGCACCTCCCTTCGTGTGggcttctcctctgtccatggggcctTACTCCAGCAGACGAGATAGGACCAGACTCAGGTCTGGGACCCAGGGTGACGGGACAGTAGGGGGGACCTTCTTACTATCACTTTCTTTAGTGATCTCAGTTAATCCTTGAAATGACTCACTGGAGTAGACATTatcatctctattttttaaataacaaattgaAGCTGAGAGCTTAGGAAGCTGCTTAGACagactgttcatagggttctcacaactgagcaactgaactggactagaTAGATCGTGGTGACAGGCAGGTGAAGGAGACTCAAGGAAGGTAGGATCCTGACTCCTGACTAATTATGAGACGATAAGTTAGTCATTTCATACCTTGGggtctccttttcctctcctgtACTATAGGGGAAATAAGATCTCCCCCCATAGGGTTGTGAGAATTGAATAAAATTGATTGGTAGGTACAGTCATAGattaagatgtgtgtgtgtgtgtgtgtgtgtgtgtgtgtgtatcttagcACAAGCCCTGGGACCACacagtaaatattcaataaatgtttgttgcatACATGACTAAATGAATAACTTGTAATTAAAGTCTTAGTTAAATTGGTTGAGCACTATCTGTGTGTCAGAAACTCTTCTAAGCAGTTTACATGTAGCAACTTGTTCAATCTTTACAACTTTAATGAAGGTACTATTATCATCTCTGTTTTGGAATGAGAAAACCAAGCACCCAGAGGTGAGAAAGCTACTGTTACAGTGGCAGACCTGGGATGTGAATCTGACCTTTGGCTTCCAGCCCGGGGCACTCCCACCCACAGTGCCTCCCTGGGGGCTGGGAGCAAGGCCCCCTGAGTCGCGGCTCAACCCCCGCCTGGCCCCGGCTGTTCAGCCGGCACCAGGGCAGGGGAAGAGAGAGCTCTGGGGAACCAGACACCACCCAGGGCTCCTCCTGAGTCTCTTTCTCCCACTCTGGATGGCAGGTGCGCTTCCTGGAGCAGCAGAACAAGCTGCTGGAGACCAAGTGGCAATTCTACCAGAACCAGCGCTGCTGCGAGAGCAACCTGGAGCCCCTGTTCAATGGCTACATCGAGACGCTGAGGCGGGAGGCTGAGCATGTGGAGGCCGACAGCGGGAGGCTGGCCTCAGAGCTCAACCATGTGCAGGAGGTGCTGGAGGGCTACAAGAAGAAGTGAGTGTGGCACCAGCTGGGTTAGGGGGAAGGCTCTGCCCACAACCCTCTTGAAGCAGTTTCATTAAGATTCCTGCCTGTCTGCCAAGAGGGGCTGTCCACTACCCAAGAGGATGGGCAGTAGGAGCCTAGGTTTCTTCAGATTCTTTGGCTCCAGCTCAACTCCTTGGAGGCCCATGGGTCTTAGAGATGGTTTCAGAGGAGTAAGGAAGCCCCGTGGGGTTCCACGGCTTTCTTGCTCCTCCTGCTCCCCTTCCTGACCTGGGCTCCATATCCTCTCTGCCCGTGGCACCAGCTCTCTTTGGATCTAGGGTGGAAAGATGATTGTAAACTTGGGCATGGAGCGTGCATTCTCTGATCTCATCCCAGAGGCAGCAGGACTCAGGTGGAATAAGCCAGGCTGGGGCAGGGCTAGCCCACAAACAATGCACAAAATAGAGTGGGGAGAGAATGGGATGACGTTTGCAGGATTCACGCCAATTGACCCCCAGAAGAGCTTGCCCAGGATGGCTGCCAAACCCTGACTCCTCAGCTCcagcctctgtctctctcacacccAGGTATGAAGAGGAGGTGGCTTTGAGGGCCACAGCGGAGAATGAGTTCGTGGTTCTAAAGAAGGTAAAGGGGCTGGGCTCCGGGAGGGAGGGAGCGACACCTCTGTGCGCACAACCTCCAGTGGGATGGGTCACCACACCCACCCAGAGCACCTTCCCGGGGCCTCCTCCCACACACTCGCCccctcctctccatcccaccATCAGGATGTGGACTGTGCCTACCTGCGAAAGTCAGACCTGGAGGCCAACGTGGAGGCGCTGGTGGAGGAGTCTAATTTCCTGAAGCGCCTCTATGATGAGGTGAGGGGCCCCTGCCAACCAGCTTGGAAGCGAGGAGGGAAGGTGTGGGGACCCAGAGCAGAGGCTGTGTGCACATTCACCCCCTGAGGGTGAGCGCATGTAAggaacacacacgcacatgcaaaTAGGCATATTGTGGGGCTGTCACAGACACGCGCACATGAGCACCGAGGCCCGTGAAGCACGTGTGTGCTTGGGCTTTCTGTGCTTTTGTCTCTGTGTGTTGCACTGTGTGTGCCTGTGGCTGGTCTGCGTGCGTGTAGGTCTCTACATGGCTATGAAAGTGCATACGTGGGGAGGAGAGTGCAGGGAGTGGGTAGGGTGGGTTTCCAGTGAGAGAGGGGTCTTAATTCCTGGACAGATCACTAGTCCTGGCATTCATACCCCAGCTTCCCTGCTGAATGACTTTGAGTCTGGCCTTTTTCACACACTGGGATTCAGTTTCCCTATTTGTTAAGTCACAGGCTGTCCTCAGCTGACCTCTAGAGCCCCTTCCAGCCTCACTGATGATGTACCTGTGTGTGAATGAAGGCGAGTGGGAGTCACTCTCCTCCAGGGAGTGGACAGCCCCCAGGGGTAGAGCATGTGACCCAGACCAGACACCAGAACCAAATGCATTGGCTTTTGCCCACCCCCCCTCCAGGAGATCCAGATCCTCAACGCCCACATCTCAGACACCTCGGTCATCGTGAAGATGGACAACAGCCGGGACCTGAACATGGACTGTGTCGTCGCCGAGATCAAGGCTCAGTACGACGACATTGCCAGTCGCAGCCGGGCTGAGGCTGAGTCCTGGTACCGCAGCAAGGTGAGTGGTCCAGAACACCTGCCCCCTAGACATGGCACTGGAAAGGATATGAAGTGTGTGCTAGGAAAGGCTGCTTCTGTCTGGGGACTCTGATCTTTAGGGATGGCGAGAAAGAGACAGATCTCAATCGGGGTGTCAGGGCAGGGTGGCCATGTATGGTTGCACAGGCTGAGCACTGCGCAACCTGCACAATCATCCAAGCTGTCCTGGATGGCTGAGATGTCCCATCCTGAGCCTCAGGAGCCGCTCTGCTTCCTCCCAGTGTGAGGAGATGAAGGCCACAGTGATCCGGCATGGGGAGACCCTACGCCGCACCAAGGAGGAGATCAACGAGCTGAACCGCGTTATCCAGAGGCTGACAGCTGAGATTGAAAATGCCAAGTGCCAGGTATGGGTTCTGGGAGGGCTTGAATACCCAGCACAGGAAAACTGTAGCACCAGGCCCTTTGCCTGTGGAAGAGCAAAGGTCTAGTCCTAATCAGGCCTCAGACTGTGCCCATGAGGAAGCAGGGGcccagagaggaggctggggccCTGGCACGTCACACAGCACAGGACCTGAGATGAGCCAGGTCACTGATGTCCCCCTTCTGGCCACCCTGCAGCACCATCAAGAAGAAATGATGAAAAGTGTCCATCACCTCCCTTGTGTTCACAGTCCCATTAACTACCTGCTCATAGGAGGTTAACCTAACTTTTCTCTGGGATCCTTGCCCCAGCTCCCTTGGCTCAGATGAGCCTAGCTGCACCTTCCCATCCTCACATCTCCTTCCCCACCAGCGGACCAAGCTGGAGGCCGCAGTGGCTGAGGCTGAGCAGCAGGGCGAGGCAGCCCTTAACGATGCCCGCAGCAAGCTGGCTGGGTTGGAGGAGGCCCTGCAGAAGGCCAAGCAGGACATGGCCTGCCTGCTCAAGGAGTACCAGGAGGTGATGAACTCCAAGCTGGGCCTGGACATCGAGATCGCCACCTACAGGCGCCTGCTGGAGGGCGAGGAGCAGAGGTGAGTCTGAGGAAAACCTTGGGAGTCTAGAAGGAGGCGGCCCTGCTCCTCTGCAGGTGAACTTCCCTGAACCCAAGTGGGAACTGCATCTTTGCCCACTGCTAGCacagctcaggcttcagtagtaatAATAACTTCTGAATGCTTTATTAGGCCTGTGCTCCGTGCTCATTTTAatcctcccaatccaggtatcATTTTTCCCATCCAAAGATAAGGAAATAAGGCCCAGCACTCAGTGACCTTCTCGGGCCACACAGTTAATAAGCAGAAGAGCCAGGACCCTCATTCAAGACTTGTGGCTCTGAAATCCACTCTGTTCCAGTAGCTTCCTACGGGAGGCTGCCGCTTGGCCTGCCCTAGAACAGGACATTATAAGGTTGATGCAGTCTATGCTGTAGCTCTTCATTGGTGCCAGGCGCTTTCACATGCTTTCTGTGAGCCTGATTGGCACTATCCAGGGTGGGCCAAGTCATTCCTACTGGAAGCAGCACGTGGCTTTCATAGCTTCACTCACCTCTGCTGAAAAGCAGAAGGCCTTGTCTCTGTGGTCAGTGAATAGTTAAAGGAGCATGAGCATTTAAGGCAAACTCAAGGGAGCACTTCCTGCCTCTGGGGAATTGGATCTGTACACAGCAGGGCCCTCTCTGTGCCTAAGTTTCAAGGAAGCTGCCTCAAGGAATCCAGCTCAGTGCTTGGAATTAAACAGACTTTTCTTTCCCGTAGGCTGTGCGAAGGAGTGGGCTCTGTGAATGTCTGTAAGTACCTGCTTGAAACCCCCCTAGAAAACTGGCTCTATTGATGGGCAGATTTGAGCCGGACAGCCTAACCTACTGGACCTGGAAAGTTCCAGACCTGGGAGGGGGAACCTTTCATGCCCCCTGCTTCCTCCCCGGCTATGCcccgccgccaccaccaccatcccaccccccacccccaaccccccaccccccaccaccacttctCCCTTGAGGCACTAAGCAAAGGGAGCTTAGTGGGGGCCCTCCACTGGTGGATGTGTGAACTGCATGCCCGGGAAATAAGGGTGCAGCAGCTTTGCCACTGggttgccctggtggctcagatggcaaagcatctgcctccaacgcgggagaccccggttcgatccctgggttgggaagatcccctggagaaggaaatgacaacccactccagtacccttgcctggaaaatcccatggacagaggagcctggcaggctagagcccttggggtcacaaagagtcggacacgactgagcgacttcacttcacttcagctttGCCACTGAGTCTGGGGGTCCTCGCTTCCTTCTCGCCTGGGGCCCGAGAAGGCTGAGGTGCTGAGAACAGAGTTATGAACCACTAAACTCATCGGGGAGGAGGAAGCTCATGCACGCAGAAGCCCTTTGGGCCTGTCCTGGGGTTGGTGACATCACTGCGGTCCATTCAGCCCTCCCTGTGCCCTCTCTTCCCACAGGTGTCAGCAGCTCCCGCGGTGGAGTCGCCTGTGGGGGCCTCACATATAGCAGCACCGCAGGCCGCCAGATCGCCTCGGGCCCTGTGGCCACCGGGGGCAGCATCACGGTGCTGGCCCCCGACTCCTGTCAGCCCCGCGCCTCCAGCTTCAGCTGCGGGAGCAGCCGGTCTGTCCGTTTTGCGTAGAGTCAGAGGCCCCACCTACATCCCCCCAGCATGGAAGGGTgtgtgaatggaaaaaaaaaaaattgtgtgcttGCTTCCAGAATCTTCCATGTGTTCCTACAAGGGAAGGACCCTCCGCCGCTCCCCGCGCCACCTTCTCCTTTTAGGGAGTTGTTTTCCTGGTTCTCCAACAGGCTTCAGTTAGAGTCATTCCCAGCCCTTTCACTCAACTCCGATTTGACTGCTAAATTCCCGCGGCCAATTTGTGTTATTCACCAAGCTCTCTGGGACGCTACCAATCACCCAGGGCAGCTGGGCATCATGAAAACTCAGCCTGCCTCTGGCACAAGGAATAAGCCTAACCATCCAGTCAGGTCTCCCTCAACCTTAGAATCAGAGGAAGCCCCCCGCACTCCAGCCAGTCCCTTGTCCTGGCTGGGAAGTTCCCTGCAGGAATTGCCCCATGGTCATTTGAGTTTATGTTTTGCTTGTCTCTCTAACTGATTGCCTTCTTCTGGGTTCACCTGTTCCAGCCAAACTCCTCCTGTGACCTCCCAGTTGAGAGGCCTATTGTGAGGGGAATTCTTTTGACTTTGGACAGGTCTTGCTATTCAATACACCTTAACAGATTTCAAAGAAAACGCCATGGTTGCTCCAGATCGGCCCCTGCCGGCGCAGGGGGACTCTGTCCAATCCAGAGCAGGTGGGCTGGAGAAGGCGAGGCCACTTTCTGGGTCTCCCTCTTATTATGACTGTCTGTGGGTGCCGTACCTTCTGGGTTGTCTCAATCTGTTTCAATAAATGCTGCTGCAATGCAAAGACATGTGATCTTGTGAATGGCAATGTCTCTGACTGTTGCCCTAATGGCCCAGGAGTGAGCAACAAGAATGAAGACCGAACACAAAATCTGGTGCAATGGGTCAGGGGACCTGCAGCCTCTGTTGGACTGAGGGGCAGAGTCCACTCTGAGTCCAGCTTTTATTTCTAGTGGCAGATTACAGAAATTTCTTTGATCTTTCTTCCCCAAGGCACTACCTTGACATAGTCCAGATCTTGTTCTTACCCCAGGCCATTCCCTTCTAGGAAAGTCTCAGGAACAGTCAGCAAGTGCCTAGGCAGTGTTCATACCTGACGCCGACCTGGTGTTCCAAAGTCCATGCTTTCATGATCCCAGTCATACTCCCTTCTGGGTCTGGCTTTGGGGTTTGTAACAAGGCTGTTATTCTAAGAGAAGCGTGAAGAAAAATCTGAACACATTTTCGTAACATATGCTGTTTTTCCAAGTGCTATTTCTGTGAAATTTCTCAAGGTTGGGAAAGCACATTATTAGGAATTCCCATTACATCTAACTCTCCAACATGTCTGACACTCAACTCCCACTTGCTCCATCTCTAGCTGACCAGTCctttccagccccagccccccagtggttctgcctcttcctctccaCTTCCAtagcttgattccagctcagaCCCCTCAGTCCTGGACCATAGCTCCAGATTCCCACatgaccactttctccccattcCTCACacacagcccccccccccaagcaGCCAGAATCCCAAACTCGTGGCTCTTATCCCCTACCACCTGGCTCAAACAATTTCCCAGCATATGCGTGTGCTCCTTAGGCAGGACACAGTCTCCTCCAGCTCATCTTCCCACACTTGCTCCTCAGTCCTGTACAACCCCTCCACCCGGATGCTCAATTTCTCAGATGCAGGCTCTACTTCATGGAGAGTCTGCTCTCTGAGGCCTCCAGGGACCATTCCACCTGGACATATTGGCTACTCCACACCCTTCTTCCTATTTGCATTTGCCCAGTGCTCCCTctgcccaccttccctcctgcttcatacacacacacacacacacacacacacacacacgtctcccTTTCCTGCCTGACAGTGTCTCAAACCCTGAGGACTTCTGActctttctttgtggctcagaccatgaataTCACTGGGTGTGTCTGGACACTAGATTAAGCTGGAAGTTTCTGGAAGAAGTTCCAGGAAATTTCTCTTCCTGGCTTTGCCCCCAACTAAGTTCCAGATGGGACTCCAGAACATGTCAGGCCTGGTatgtttgggtgaactcaggcTGGTCGAGCAGAGGTGTAGATATCAGCCCTCTTGGACTCATCTCCATCTCTCCATTAGAGAACAGATTAGCCATCACTGTTCCACCTGCTGgcctcctctgctgccccatCCCCTAGCCtgtccctggaaggaaagttaaggtCCCCTGCATTCTGATGAATCCTCACTTCAGGCCCAAAGGGCTGCAACTCCAGGGAGACTGCTGGCCCTTCCTGAGTGCCGAGGCAGCTGCTGTTTACGGTTTGCTGGCCGATATCAGACAGGCC
This region of Ovis canadensis isolate MfBH-ARS-UI-01 breed Bighorn chromosome 3, ARS-UI_OviCan_v2, whole genome shotgun sequence genomic DNA includes:
- the LOC138438195 gene encoding keratin, type II microfibrillar, component 5, with protein sequence MSCRSYRISPGYSVTRTFSSCSAVAPKTGSRCCISAAPYRGVSCYRGLTGFGSRSVSALGSCGPRIAVSGFRAGSCGRSFGYRSGGVGGLSPPCITTVSVNESLLTPLNLEIDPNAQCVKHEEKEQIKNLNSRFAAFIDKVRFLEQQNKLLETKWQFYQNQRCCESNLEPLFNGYIETLRREAEHVEADSGRLASELNHVQEVLEGYKKKYEEEVALRATAENEFVVLKKDVDCAYLRKSDLEANVEALVEESNFLKRLYDEEIQILNAHISDTSVIVKMDNSRDLNMDCVVAEIKAQYDDIASRSRAEAESWYRSKCEEMKATVIRHGETLRRTKEEINELNRVIQRLTAEIENAKCQRTKLEAAVAEAEQQGEAALNDARSKLAGLEEALQKAKQDMACLLKEYQEVMNSKLGLDIEIATYRRLLEGEEQRLCEGVGSVNVCVSSSRGGVACGGLTYSSTAGRQIASGPVATGGSITVLAPDSCQPRASSFSCGSSRSVRFA